One Panthera leo isolate Ple1 chromosome B1, P.leo_Ple1_pat1.1, whole genome shotgun sequence DNA window includes the following coding sequences:
- the TMEM156 gene encoding transmembrane protein 156 isoform X4 produces MTKTAFFKLLLAIVIAFILILPEHFKTPKGNILELSCLEVCLQPNFNYSLPSLNFSFVTFLKPIRETQTIMGIFLNHSNFQNFTRICQGITNEFKMCSSCLACESTKLMDFISQEQTSKVLTMKGSTEMKANDFHSPCRHFNFTVAPIVDHLEEHNITCNLKTRTRTSAIVEEGPKEEKSMNHICRIMEYLNNCTHISLHLEKDVKNFTCSMKITWYVLVLVVFIFLLILTIHKILESHRRVWKWQRKDSEKLRTLNVQVISGTKQRLPLTPVKKALPPIPELEVTSTMHLQDQYTRISL; encoded by the exons gaaATATATTGGAGCTATCATGTCTGGAAGTGTGTTTACAACCTAATTTCAACTATTCACTcccctctttaaatttttcttttgtgacttttcTGAAACCAATAAGAGAAACTCAGACTATTATGGGAATCTTTCTAAATCACTCCAACTTTCAAAACTTCACCAGAATTTGCCAAGGCATCAcgaatgaatttaaaatgtgcTCCTCATGTTTGGCTTGTGAGTCCACAAAGCTCATGGATTTTATTTCTCAGGAACAAACATCAAAAG TTCTTACCATGAAAGGATCAACGGAAATGAAGGCAAATGACTTTCATTCACCTTGTCGACATTTTAACTTCACTGTAGCTCCTATAGTTGACCACTTGGAAGAACATAACATTACATGTAATCTTAAAACCCGCACCAGAACGTCAGCAATTGTTGAAGAAGGTCCAAAGGAGGAAAAGTCTATGAACCATATTTGTAGGATTATGGAATACCTGAATAATTGTACACACATTTCTCTGCACCTAGAAAAGGATGTCAAAA atttCACTTGTTCCATGAAGATCACTTGGTATGTTTTAGTTCTAGtcgtttttatatttttgctcatCCTCACTATCCACAAAATACTTGAAAGCCACAGAAGAGTGTGGAAGTGGCAGA GAAAGGATTCTGAGAAACTGCGAACACTGAACGTGCAGGTCATTTCAG GGACCAAGCAGAGACTGCCCTTGACTCCGGTCAAGAAAGCGCTTCCTCCAATACCAGAACTAGAAGTTACTTCCACGATGCATCTGCAAGATCAGTATACACG aATATCCCTCTGA
- the TMEM156 gene encoding transmembrane protein 156 isoform X1: protein MTKTAFFKLLLAIVIAFILILPEHFKTPKGNILELSCLEVCLQPNFNYSLPSLNFSFVTFLKPIRETQTIMGIFLNHSNFQNFTRICQGITNEFKMCSSCLACESTKLMDFISQEQTSKVLTMKGSTEMKANDFHSPCRHFNFTVAPIVDHLEEHNITCNLKTRTRTSAIVEEGPKEEKSMNHICRIMEYLNNCTHISLHLEKDVKNFTCSMKITWYVLVLVVFIFLLILTIHKILESHRRVWKWQSQKYERTFVLLKGKDSEKLRTLNVQVISDKTMLGVKSRPRLAWDQAETALDSGQESASSNTRTRSYFHDASARSVYTNIPLNSSGPFGLNPFEEYS, encoded by the exons gaaATATATTGGAGCTATCATGTCTGGAAGTGTGTTTACAACCTAATTTCAACTATTCACTcccctctttaaatttttcttttgtgacttttcTGAAACCAATAAGAGAAACTCAGACTATTATGGGAATCTTTCTAAATCACTCCAACTTTCAAAACTTCACCAGAATTTGCCAAGGCATCAcgaatgaatttaaaatgtgcTCCTCATGTTTGGCTTGTGAGTCCACAAAGCTCATGGATTTTATTTCTCAGGAACAAACATCAAAAG TTCTTACCATGAAAGGATCAACGGAAATGAAGGCAAATGACTTTCATTCACCTTGTCGACATTTTAACTTCACTGTAGCTCCTATAGTTGACCACTTGGAAGAACATAACATTACATGTAATCTTAAAACCCGCACCAGAACGTCAGCAATTGTTGAAGAAGGTCCAAAGGAGGAAAAGTCTATGAACCATATTTGTAGGATTATGGAATACCTGAATAATTGTACACACATTTCTCTGCACCTAGAAAAGGATGTCAAAA atttCACTTGTTCCATGAAGATCACTTGGTATGTTTTAGTTCTAGtcgtttttatatttttgctcatCCTCACTATCCACAAAATACTTGAAAGCCACAGAAGAGTGTGGAAGTGGCAGA GTCAGAAATACGAACGTACATTTGTTCTCTTAAAAGGAAAGGATTCTGAGAAACTGCGAACACTGAACGTGCAGGTCATTTCAG ACAAAACCATGCTGGGAGTCAAATCACGGCCAAGGCTTGCTTG GGACCAAGCAGAGACTGCCCTTGACTCCGGTCAAGAAAGCGCTTCCTCCAATACCAGAACTAGAAGTTACTTCCACGATGCATCTGCAAGATCAGTATACACG aATATCCCTCTGAATTCCTCCGGACCATTTGGACTAAACCCTTTTGAAGAATactcataa
- the TMEM156 gene encoding transmembrane protein 156 isoform X3 produces MTKTAFFKLLLAIVIAFILILPEHFKTPKGNILELSCLEVCLQPNFNYSLPSLNFSFVTFLKPIRETQTIMGIFLNHSNFQNFTRICQGITNEFKMCSSCLACESTKLMDFISQEQTSKVLTMKGSTEMKANDFHSPCRHFNFTVAPIVDHLEEHNITCNLKTRTRTSAIVEEGPKEEKSMNHICRIMEYLNNCTHISLHLEKDVKNFTCSMKITWYVLVLVVFIFLLILTIHKILESHRRVWKWQSQKYERTFVLLKGKDSEKLRTLNVQVISGTKQRLPLTPVKKALPPIPELEVTSTMHLQDQYTRISL; encoded by the exons gaaATATATTGGAGCTATCATGTCTGGAAGTGTGTTTACAACCTAATTTCAACTATTCACTcccctctttaaatttttcttttgtgacttttcTGAAACCAATAAGAGAAACTCAGACTATTATGGGAATCTTTCTAAATCACTCCAACTTTCAAAACTTCACCAGAATTTGCCAAGGCATCAcgaatgaatttaaaatgtgcTCCTCATGTTTGGCTTGTGAGTCCACAAAGCTCATGGATTTTATTTCTCAGGAACAAACATCAAAAG TTCTTACCATGAAAGGATCAACGGAAATGAAGGCAAATGACTTTCATTCACCTTGTCGACATTTTAACTTCACTGTAGCTCCTATAGTTGACCACTTGGAAGAACATAACATTACATGTAATCTTAAAACCCGCACCAGAACGTCAGCAATTGTTGAAGAAGGTCCAAAGGAGGAAAAGTCTATGAACCATATTTGTAGGATTATGGAATACCTGAATAATTGTACACACATTTCTCTGCACCTAGAAAAGGATGTCAAAA atttCACTTGTTCCATGAAGATCACTTGGTATGTTTTAGTTCTAGtcgtttttatatttttgctcatCCTCACTATCCACAAAATACTTGAAAGCCACAGAAGAGTGTGGAAGTGGCAGA GTCAGAAATACGAACGTACATTTGTTCTCTTAAAAGGAAAGGATTCTGAGAAACTGCGAACACTGAACGTGCAGGTCATTTCAG GGACCAAGCAGAGACTGCCCTTGACTCCGGTCAAGAAAGCGCTTCCTCCAATACCAGAACTAGAAGTTACTTCCACGATGCATCTGCAAGATCAGTATACACG aATATCCCTCTGA
- the TMEM156 gene encoding transmembrane protein 156 isoform X2 has protein sequence MTKTAFFKLLLAIVIAFILILPEHFKTPKGNILELSCLEVCLQPNFNYSLPSLNFSFVTFLKPIRETQTIMGIFLNHSNFQNFTRICQGITNEFKMCSSCLACESTKLMDFISQEQTSKVLTMKGSTEMKANDFHSPCRHFNFTVAPIVDHLEEHNITCNLKTRTRTSAIVEEGPKEEKSMNHICRIMEYLNNCTHISLHLEKDVKNFTCSMKITWYVLVLVVFIFLLILTIHKILESHRRVWKWQRKDSEKLRTLNVQVISDKTMLGVKSRPRLAWDQAETALDSGQESASSNTRTRSYFHDASARSVYTNIPLNSSGPFGLNPFEEYS, from the exons gaaATATATTGGAGCTATCATGTCTGGAAGTGTGTTTACAACCTAATTTCAACTATTCACTcccctctttaaatttttcttttgtgacttttcTGAAACCAATAAGAGAAACTCAGACTATTATGGGAATCTTTCTAAATCACTCCAACTTTCAAAACTTCACCAGAATTTGCCAAGGCATCAcgaatgaatttaaaatgtgcTCCTCATGTTTGGCTTGTGAGTCCACAAAGCTCATGGATTTTATTTCTCAGGAACAAACATCAAAAG TTCTTACCATGAAAGGATCAACGGAAATGAAGGCAAATGACTTTCATTCACCTTGTCGACATTTTAACTTCACTGTAGCTCCTATAGTTGACCACTTGGAAGAACATAACATTACATGTAATCTTAAAACCCGCACCAGAACGTCAGCAATTGTTGAAGAAGGTCCAAAGGAGGAAAAGTCTATGAACCATATTTGTAGGATTATGGAATACCTGAATAATTGTACACACATTTCTCTGCACCTAGAAAAGGATGTCAAAA atttCACTTGTTCCATGAAGATCACTTGGTATGTTTTAGTTCTAGtcgtttttatatttttgctcatCCTCACTATCCACAAAATACTTGAAAGCCACAGAAGAGTGTGGAAGTGGCAGA GAAAGGATTCTGAGAAACTGCGAACACTGAACGTGCAGGTCATTTCAG ACAAAACCATGCTGGGAGTCAAATCACGGCCAAGGCTTGCTTG GGACCAAGCAGAGACTGCCCTTGACTCCGGTCAAGAAAGCGCTTCCTCCAATACCAGAACTAGAAGTTACTTCCACGATGCATCTGCAAGATCAGTATACACG aATATCCCTCTGAATTCCTCCGGACCATTTGGACTAAACCCTTTTGAAGAATactcataa